In the genome of Acidobacteriota bacterium, the window GTGGCGGCTTCGTTCGTGTTGGTCAGACTCTATCCATATTCTCCTGTGTAGCCAGCAACTCTTCATACACCGCCCAGGTTTCACGCGCGCATTTCTCCCAGGAAAACAGGGCGGCGCGGCGCAGGCCTTGTTGGCGCAGGCTGGCGGCGAGCGATTGGTCGGATATTACGCGCTGCATGGCCGCGCTAAGTTGCTCAACATTGTGTGGGTCAATCAGCAATGCGGCGTCTCCGGCGACTTCCGGCATCGCCGCGACGTTGGAAGTAATCACCGGACAACCACAGCGCATGGCTTCCAGAATGGGCATACCGAAAGCCTCTTCGAGCGAAGGGAAGACCAACGCCGTGGCGCTCGCATAGAGTACGTTTAACTCCTCTGGCTGCATGTGTCCCGCGAACTGAACGCGGCCAGACAGATTCTCCCGCTGGACAAATTCTCTGATCTCCGGCGCTCCAAACCCGTCTGCGCCAACCACCACCAACCGAATATCCTTGAGCGGCTTCAAGGCCATAATCAGATTCTTGAGGTTCTTGCGAATCTGCACGGCGCCGACATTCAAGAAAAATGGTTCGCCGGGCGCGATACAGAGGCGGTGCGACAGGATCGCCGTCCTCTCCGCGTCCGTTACCTTCTCCGCGACAGCGACGCCGTGATGGACCACTCGAATTTTCTTGGCCAGCCGTGGGCGGTGCTCGGCGAGATGATCCTGCACCGCGCGGGAAACCGCGATGATGCGATCCGCCCTGGTGAGCGCGCTCTCAATGCGCCCGCCCATGTGGGAACGGAACGCGGTGGTGGAGTATTCGTCGGAGACGGACGGGTATCGCTCGTGCAGAGTAACCACGGTCCGCGCATAACTTCGCTCCGGAAGGCGCTGATTGAGGCCGTGGAAGAGATCGGCGCGGGGGAGTGTAATCCACTGGTCCATCAGCGGGGCGATGCGAAATTCCGGTGGCCAATTCTGCCGCCATGCGTGGCGCACAAATGGGCCCGGTCGGAAGCCGAGCACCACGCGATGAGCGTTCCGCTCCTGTGATCGAATCATGGCGCCGAGGGCGGCGATCAGTTGCGCCGAGTAGATGCCGATGCCGGTCGGCTGTGGGTCGGCGGCATAGGTGGCGTCAAGCGCGATGGTGGGGTTTGGAGGAGTCAATCGAACTAATATTATACGGCTGCGCCGTACTGGCGCAACTTGCGATAGAGCGTAGTCTTGCCGATGCCGAGCATGCGCGCGGCGAGTATCTTGTCGCCATCCGCCTCGGTGAGCGCGCGCAGAATGGCGCTCTTCTCCAGTTGCTCCAGCGGAACTACCCGACCAGAATCATCCGCCAGGCCCAGGCCCAAGCCTAGGGGCGAGCGGACATTGGCAGGCAAGTCCGCGAGATCAATCATCGGGCCAGAGCCGAGCGTCATGGCGCGTTCCAGGACGTTCTCAAGTTCCCGAACATTGCCCGGCCAGCTATAGGCCAGCAAACGGTCGAGCGCGGCAGAAGAAAGACTCCACGGAGAACGAGCGGGTTGGGCGCCGGGCCGTGAAGAAAGTTTTTGAATCATCTGCTCGCACAGCAGCGGGATATCGCCTTTGCGCTCGCGCAGTGGCGGCAGCGCGATGGTGACCACATTCAGCCGGAAATAAAGATCCTTGCGAAACGCTCCGCTGCGGACGGCAGCTTCGATGTCGCGGTTGGTGGCGGCTATGATGCGCGCGTCAAAGGGGAAGCGGCGCGTGCCGCCGATGGGACGGAACTCCTTCTCCTGAATCACGCGCAGCAGGCGCGTCTGCAACTCGATGGGCAGTTCGCCGATTTCGTCGAGAAAAAGCGTGCCGTCGCGCGCCGCCTCCAGCAGTCCGGGCTTGTTGGTGTTGGCGCCGGTGAAGGCTCCCCGCACGTATCCAAACAGTTCGCTCTCGATCAGCGTAGGGACCAGTGCTCCGCAATCGACCGGCGTGAACGGCTTGTTGGGCGCCGGGCCGGCATCATGGATCGAGCGGGCGACCAGCTCCTTGCCCGTGCCGCTCTCGCCGAGGATCAGGACGGAGGCGTGGCTCGGCGCGGCTCGCTGAATCATTTTGAATATCTGCTGCATGGGCTGCGATTGGCCGATGAGTTTGCCCAAGGCGTGCTGGCTGCGCAATTGTTCCCGCAACGAAAGATTCTCATCGCCTAGTTGCTGTTTTTCAGAGAGTTTGCGCAGCAATTGCCCCAGCTCCTCGGAGCCAAAGGGCTTGACGATGTAATCGGCGGCGCCCAGCTTCATGGCCTGCACGGCCGAGGACACGCTGGAGTAGCCGGTCATGATGACCACTTCAATGCGCGGATTACGCCGCTTGAGGACCTCCAGCAATTCGATGCCGCTCATGCCCGGCAGCTTCAGATCGGCGAGCACAATATCCACCGTCTGCCGCTCGATCACGTCGAGCGCCGCTCCCGCTGTGCCTGCCTGCGGCGCGCTGAAACCAAGCGACTCGACCACTCGCTGACAGTGTTTGCGCACCAACTCTTGATCATCGACA includes:
- a CDS encoding glycosyltransferase family 1 protein, with protein sequence MTPPNPTIALDATYAADPQPTGIGIYSAQLIAALGAMIRSQERNAHRVVLGFRPGPFVRHAWRQNWPPEFRIAPLMDQWITLPRADLFHGLNQRLPERSYARTVVTLHERYPSVSDEYSTTAFRSHMGGRIESALTRADRIIAVSRAVQDHLAEHRPRLAKKIRVVHHGVAVAEKVTDAERTAILSHRLCIAPGEPFFLNVGAVQIRKNLKNLIMALKPLKDIRLVVVGADGFGAPEIREFVQRENLSGRVQFAGHMQPEELNVLYASATALVFPSLEEAFGMPILEAMRCGCPVITSNVAAMPEVAGDAALLIDPHNVEQLSAAMQRVISDQSLAASLRQQGLRRAALFSWEKCARETWAVYEELLATQENMDRV
- a CDS encoding sigma-54-dependent Fis family transcriptional regulator, with product MTIVQHSQIPAANSQNPRPGFPTAPISVLIVDDQELVRKHCQRVVESLGFSAPQAGTAGAALDVIERQTVDIVLADLKLPGMSGIELLEVLKRRNPRIEVVIMTGYSSVSSAVQAMKLGAADYIVKPFGSEELGQLLRKLSEKQQLGDENLSLREQLRSQHALGKLIGQSQPMQQIFKMIQRAAPSHASVLILGESGTGKELVARSIHDAGPAPNKPFTPVDCGALVPTLIESELFGYVRGAFTGANTNKPGLLEAARDGTLFLDEIGELPIELQTRLLRVIQEKEFRPIGGTRRFPFDARIIAATNRDIEAAVRSGAFRKDLYFRLNVVTIALPPLRERKGDIPLLCEQMIQKLSSRPGAQPARSPWSLSSAALDRLLAYSWPGNVRELENVLERAMTLGSGPMIDLADLPANVRSPLGLGLGLADDSGRVVPLEQLEKSAILRALTEADGDKILAARMLGIGKTTLYRKLRQYGAAV